In a genomic window of Nitrospira sp. ND1:
- a CDS encoding multiubiquitin domain-containing protein — translation MDVQESKQEHQKVFTIIVNGRQKMVETKELSFSQIVGLAFDNPPTGENTVFTVTYRKGEGHKPEGTLVEGDMIKIKDGMIFNVTATDKS, via the coding sequence ATGGACGTACAAGAAAGCAAGCAAGAGCACCAAAAAGTCTTCACCATAATTGTGAATGGTCGGCAAAAGATGGTGGAGACGAAAGAATTATCATTTAGCCAAATCGTTGGATTGGCATTTGACAATCCGCCCACGGGCGAGAATACGGTGTTTACCGTTACATACAGGAAAGGTGAAGGGCATAAGCCCGAGGGCACGTTAGTCGAGGGCGACATGATCAAAATCAAGGACGGGATGATTTTTAATGTCACAGCAACTGATAAATCATAG